Proteins encoded by one window of Cyclobacteriaceae bacterium:
- a CDS encoding RNA polymerase sigma-70 factor → MQSSTESFSAIRLGDLSAFEMMFKTYYKPLCRYASTFVGDPEDAEEVVQAAFIGIWEKRQHIDITTSVKAYLYRAIRNACLNEIKHQKVKQLYADHELKSGEKYAEATDQGTLRGELEEKIKTALLALPEQCRIIFQLSRFEELKYQEIADQLNLSVKTVENQMGKALKIMREQLRDYLPLIAILMNGLLEP, encoded by the coding sequence GTGCAATCATCAACCGAAAGTTTTAGTGCAATCCGTTTGGGCGACCTAAGCGCTTTTGAGATGATGTTTAAAACCTACTATAAACCCTTGTGCCGATATGCCTCTACGTTTGTGGGCGATCCCGAAGACGCTGAGGAAGTTGTGCAAGCTGCCTTTATCGGGATATGGGAAAAACGCCAACACATCGACATTACCACTTCCGTAAAAGCGTACCTGTACCGGGCCATTCGAAATGCCTGCCTGAATGAAATCAAACATCAGAAGGTAAAGCAACTCTATGCCGACCACGAACTGAAGTCAGGAGAAAAATATGCCGAAGCTACCGACCAGGGTACCCTTCGTGGCGAACTGGAAGAAAAAATTAAAACTGCGCTGTTGGCCTTGCCCGAGCAGTGTCGCATTATTTTTCAGTTGAGCCGGTTTGAAGAATTGAAATATCAGGAAATAGCCGATCAGTTAAATCTCTCTGTGAAAACGGTAGAGAACCAGATGGGCAAAGCCTTGAAAATTATGCGTGAACAATTACGCGACTACCTGCCACTGATTGCCATACTCATGAACGGATTGTTGGAGCCATGA
- a CDS encoding DUF4974 domain-containing protein — MNGEGYDMDELVGKYITGEATEQEKQLVREWCALSDENQKYFDHAKLIYEKAQVDDGHEYNAEAAWEKVKEKINVGKVRKLPMVNLWRVAASLLLISVLSYFLHWQFFSTEQLQLASEVEVVTQTLADNTEIALNKNSAAEVVYNERKKTGVIKLKGEATITIKPDKKVEWLVQTDELFIRDIGTTFNVNAYTDNPIVEVSVIEGEVQFYSNQDEGISIKAGEKGLFDKSTKQFSKAEANPNVIAYKTLEFTFDDIALTEAVNQLSQVYNRKIVVTENIKTCRLTVSFTNESLETILGIISETLNLTVTDTGTEIILDGVGCP; from the coding sequence ATGAACGGAGAAGGATACGATATGGATGAGTTGGTTGGTAAGTACATTACCGGGGAAGCTACTGAACAGGAAAAGCAGTTGGTTCGGGAGTGGTGTGCCCTATCGGATGAGAATCAAAAATATTTCGATCACGCTAAACTGATTTATGAAAAAGCACAGGTTGATGACGGACATGAATATAATGCAGAAGCAGCCTGGGAAAAGGTGAAAGAAAAAATCAATGTTGGTAAAGTCCGAAAATTACCCATGGTAAACCTGTGGCGTGTGGCGGCCAGCCTGTTGCTGATCAGTGTGCTCTCCTATTTTCTGCATTGGCAGTTTTTCAGTACCGAGCAACTTCAGTTAGCCAGCGAAGTTGAAGTAGTTACGCAAACGCTTGCCGACAACACAGAAATAGCGTTGAATAAAAACAGCGCAGCTGAAGTGGTGTACAACGAGCGAAAAAAGACAGGTGTTATAAAACTAAAAGGTGAAGCTACCATTACCATAAAGCCTGATAAAAAAGTTGAGTGGCTGGTGCAAACCGATGAACTGTTTATTCGGGATATCGGCACCACCTTTAATGTAAATGCATACACAGATAATCCAATCGTTGAAGTTTCAGTGATTGAAGGCGAAGTCCAGTTTTACTCCAACCAGGACGAAGGCATTTCCATAAAAGCCGGTGAAAAAGGATTGTTCGATAAATCCACCAAACAATTTTCGAAGGCCGAAGCCAACCCGAATGTGATTGCCTATAAAACACTGGAATTCACATTCGATGATATCGCCCTGACAGAGGCTGTGAATCAACTTAGTCAGGTTTACAACCGAAAAATTGTAGTTACTGAAAACATCAAAACATGTCGCCTCACAGTAAGCTTTACGAATGAAAGCCTGGAAACCATTCTGGGAATAATTTCCGAAACCCTTAACCTTACCGTAACCGACACAGGAACAGAAATAATTCTTGATGGAGTGGGTTGCCCATAA